In Quercus robur chromosome 11, dhQueRobu3.1, whole genome shotgun sequence, the sequence AGGCTTTGAGTGGAGTCCATGCATAATGTGTCGTGCACATGAATgatggaatattttatattatgcaATATTTAATGAGGATGATGAGATGTAAAATTCctcactaaaattttattaaaaattaattagatatGATTCTCCAACTTACATAGTGggagatttttattattattattattattattattttgtgagaGGATACATAGTGGGAGATGATTATTAGCTTTGTGAAATATTTTATCTTGCTATACGAGAAAGAATACCATAGTTTAGTTGGAGTTTTGAAGTAAAATGAAGATGTGTCCTAATGTCAACCTTGTGTAATAAATTCAGTGCAAATGAACACTAAGAACATAGTTGAAGACCTCTTGCCAATGGAGAAAAATTAGATGAGAATAACTATAACAATAACATGAGGCAGAGGAAGATCCCACACTGCCCAACATCATCGTGATATGGAGGCTTATGAGTATTGGATTGAGAAAGATTGGTGCGTGACTATTCTTAGTAGCATACTCAATGATTTTATTGGGGAGTTCGAAAACTATCCAACTATCTAAGAAACGTGGAACCAACTAAAAATTGTTTATGGAGGACACCAACAATTCGGTGTGCCCTTACTTTAAAATTTGAGCAGTACGTCATGGACTGTGGTATTatcgttttatttatttaattatttagaaaAACGTGGTATAATCCCtgtctatttttctttatatccACTTTATGCAAATTGTCTTGGCGGTGCAAAAAGTAATGCCTTGCAATTcccttttttataattttatattattttcttgttgGTTGGATTCCTTCACAGAATCAAAAGGACTTTCTCACGCGTCGGTGCTTTCTAGCTATTTATTCTCTAACTTTGCTATGATCAGCAGACTTTGCTTACTCTCTCTCCGAATTTTGACCACAAATgatcatataaatatattaattgtcCTCTTTCATTCTCACAATACCACAAGCAAAGCTTAGAGCTACtacaaatttgaaaatacaAACTTCCAATTTAGCTTAACACACTCCATTTCTATCTTCCTGATCCTTATCCTGTTATTGCATTAATGGAGAGGGCACGTTCGATCCAAACGTCCCTTTTGGTGTTTCTCTTGCTCTCTTTGAGTGTTTCTTATGTGCATTGCCAAGCCACTCGTGTTGGGTTCTACTCCAAATCATGCCCTCGAGCTGAATCCATTGTTCGCTCAACGGTTCAAGCTCATTTCCAATCTAATCCCACTGTGGCTCCTGGATTGTTAAGGATGCACTTTCATGACTGTTTCGTGCAGGGTTGCGATGCTTCTGTCCTTATTGATGGGCCTAACACTGAGAAAACAGCCGGACCTAACCTTGGTTTGAGAGGATATGAAGTTATTAATGATGCCAAGACTAAGCTTGAAGCTGCATGCCCTGGTGTTGTTTCTTGTGCTGATATTCTTGCTCTTGCTGCTCGTGATTCTGTCGTTCTGGTACTTGATCTCATGCTTTTATATATTCATCAGATTAATTTATTAGTATATATTTTACATGCTATTACGAGTAATTAATcatattttgcatttttcttgtagacaaatggaccaaattggcaGGTGCCAACCGGACGCAAAGATGGTCGAGTATCATTGGCTTCTGATACTACCGATTTGCCTGGCTTTACAGAATCCATTGATGCTCAGAAGAAAAAGTTTTCAGCGAAAGGTTTAAACGCTCAAGATCTTGTTACTCTTGTCGGTAAGCATCAACGCATTATcatttaataaatcattttttatatCCCTAGCTACATGTTCAGGTATGTGTTTTACAGTCAAGAACTTTATAGTTCAGTGAACTACAATTCAAATCCTcgtcttttattattataagtatagatttacccaaaaagTACGTGTCCTAGTTTATTACATTTCGTCTAACTTCTATTCATTTCAATTAACTATTGACTAGGTGGCCATACTATTGGAACTTCAGCTTGCCAGTTCTTTCAGTACAGATTGTATAACTTCACTACTACTGGGAATGGTGCCGATCCTACAATCAACCCCAGTTTCCTTCCTCAATTACGAGCACTCTGCCCACAAAATGGTGATGCCACAAGGCGTGTTGGACTGGACACCGGTAGCCAAAACAGATTTGACTCATCTTTCTTCTCCAACTTGGGGACTGGCCGAGGAGTACTTGAGtctgatcaaaagttatggaCTGACGCCTCCACCAGAAGTTTTGTTCAAAGTTTGCTTGGGTCAAATGCCTTCAATGTGCAGTTCGGAAAGTCCATGGTGAAGATGAGCAACATTGGCCTCAAGTCTGGTACTCAAGGTGAAATTCGCAAAGTGTGCTCTAAGATCAACTGATCAAAAGTGCTCCAAGCTAAGCCACGAAAGATGATTACAATTattcccacaaaaaaaaaaaaaaaaatgtattctaaattgttcttgaattttattTCCATTTTGGTGTAAGCTCAGGAGATGTAAAAAAGTATGTAAtgaaaattctttatttattggCGTAAGCCAATAGATCAAGGGTCCTTGAGAAAGATTTTCAGTTTAATAACGAAAAGTAATTTTGACTTTACTACATGCGCTAGCTGATCATAGCTTacgatcaaacacaaaaaagtaaaattaaaaaaaaaaaaaaaaatatatatatatatatatagtgtttgCTCTGATAATAGCACTCTCGAGCTACTATCAAGAGTAATGATGACGACACCTGCTCCTCCCCTCTTTTATGTCAATGATCCGTCCATTGGATTGTCTCTTCCTGGTTTTCTCAATCTTTGGGCATGGTTAACTTTGCTATGAAGTTTGCCAGTACTTGGGCTTTTATGGCCACCCTAGGTTTGTACTCGATGTCGAATTGACTGAGCTGGATGGCCCATTGTATCCTTCATCTTGTGGCTTCGGGtttattcatttctttcttgATGGTCTGGTTTGTCATTACTATGATCGGGTTCACCTGAAAGTATGGACGAAGCTTCTAAGAGGCCACTATCAGGGCGAATGTGATCTTCTCCATACGTGGGTATTTGGCCTTAGCCCCTTAGAAAGCCTGGCTGACATAATACACCGAGCGCAGCACTCTTTGTTCTTCCCTAATTAACGCTGCGCTCACTGCAGTTGTGGATACTACCCAGTACAGGAACATGTCCTCACCTTCCTTTGATGGGCTTAGGAGTGGAGGGTTGCTCATGTAGCACTTCAGTTCTTGGAATGCTGCTTCACACTCATCCGTCCAAATGTAAACCTGCTTCAGGGTTTTGAAGGAATGAAGACACTTATCTGTGGCTCTAGAAACGAACCTATTGAGGGCCGCAATCCTTCTCGTGAGTGATTGTATCTCCTTGACCATCTTTGGTGATGACATCTCGAGGATGGCCTTCACTTTCTCTGGATTGGCTTCTATTCCCTTTTGTGATACCATGAAGTTGAGGAATTTTCCCAAGGATACTCCGAATGCGCATTTGGTCTTGTTCAACTTCGTACTATACTGCCTTAGTGTATCGAAGGTTTCTTTAAGGTCGTCCAGATGACTTTCTTCTTCCCTGCCCTTGACgaacatatcatccacatacacttCTACGTTTCTCCCGATCTGTTTGTTGAATATCTAGTTTACCAACCTCTAGTATGTGGTCCCTGTGTTCTTCAACTCaaagggcatgaccttgtagcaaTAAAGTCCCTGGCTAGTGATGAAAACCGTTTTCTCCTAATCTTCCTCAactatttgtatttggttgtaccctgagaaagcgtccatgaaggtGAGGAGTTTATGCCCTGTTGTTGAGTCAACGAGCTAGTCGGTCCTAGGCAAAGGGAAGCTATCTTTGGGGTAGGCATCGTTTAGATCTATGAAGTCCACGCAAATTCTCCATTTCCTATTCGTTTTCTTGACTATGACAGCATTGGCCAGCCACTCTAGATAGTATACTTCCCTAATAAAGTAAGCGGCAAGTAATTTGTCCACTTCGTCCATTATTGTCTTGTTCCGTTTAGGGGCGAAAACCCTTCTTCTCTGTGGGATTGGTTTTCTTTCGGGATCCACCTTTAGGTGATGCTAAATGATACTTGCTGGTATGCTAGGCATATCCTCATggctccatgcgaacacatccaGGTTGCTCTttaaaaaacttatgattttttctTTCGTCAAAGGATCCAGGTTCGTCCCTACTTTAGTTGTCTTCGTTGGTTGCCTTTCCACTAACTCGATTGTTTCCAAAGCTTCCATGACCTCTGATGTCTTCTCCTTGATCATCCATGTATGGTTTTACTTTGAGGCCAACACTGCCTGATAGCACTCTCGAGCTAGTACCTAGTCCCCTTTTATCTCCCCAACTCCTTGTTCCATCGGGAACTTCACCTTCAGGCAATAGGTAGATGTGGCTGCTTTCCAACGATTAAGAGTAGGCCTCCCTATGATGACATTATAGGACGAGGGAGAGTCTACTACCAAGAAATTGTGTTGGTTAGTTACCTGGAGAGGGTATAAGCTAGCTGTGACCATCAACGTTACTATCCTTCTTGGGTACACCTTGTCTCCACTGAAATTAACGAAGGGAGATTCAAACGGATGAAGTTTCTTTGGGTCTACCTTTCGCTATTGAAAAGTAGAGAGGTAAATGATGTCTGCTAAGCTCCCGTTATCTACCAGGACTCATTTGGTGTTGAAGCCTTCTATCATGAGCATAATGATTAGGGGGTCGTCTTGTGGCTGCTTCATTCCTCGAGCATCCTCTTTGAAAAAGACTATATCTAAGTTTTCCCTTCTTTAGTGTTTGGATGGGCATATCGTATGGACACTGTTTACTTGTCTCTGCTGTGACTTATTAAGGGACTTGAACGATCCTCCCGCGGTAGGTCCTCCCTTAATCATCCTTATTTCTCCTATGGCGTCCCTTGGGCGATCTTGTGGATGATCTTTATTCCTGGGTTTTTCATCTGATCTTGCCCGTGCCACTTGCTTTGCCTGACCTGGTCTGTCCTTCCTCACAAATTATTGTGACTTTcctttttggattaatttttctatttcttcttcaGATCCCTGCAATCCTCCGTGTAATGACCATGATCTTTGTGGAAATAGCAATACTTCTTCTTGTCGCGAATGTTAAGCAAGGAGTGTAGCAGTTTTTGCCATTTAAGGGCATGGTCGTCTTTGATCTGCATCAAAATCTTGTTAACAGGCATAACTAAGAGAGTAAAATTTACCATCCTTGAAAGCTTATTGTCACCCCTATTGATGGAGTCTCGGCTAGACAAAGGGGagcttctctccctctttctacCTCTTTGCACGTCTCGGGtgcttcttctttccttttgtgGACCCTTATGTTCAATTGTAGCCAAAGCATCTTCAACGTTCATATATTTTTGGGCCTTCAACAACTTCTTTGCCATTGACCTAGGGGGACTTTTTACAAGTGCGACCATGAAATCCTTTGACTTCAAGCGAGCATTAAACATAGTCAATTGCACTTTGTCTTCCACCTCGCCTACCTCCAACACTTGTTAAATCTTTTCAGGTAAGATCTCAGTGACTCCCTTTCTCCTTGCTTGATTGTGAGGAGGTGATCTGCTGGTCTTTTTTGACGTTGACCACCAACGAAGTGGCAAAAAAAAGGAGTTGCTGAGTTGCTCAAAGTCGTCAATGGATGAACGAGTGAGTTTGTTAAACCATACTCTCGCGGCCCCCTTGAGGGTGGTCGGGAAAGACCTACATATAATTTCATTGAGGTTTTGATGTAAACTTAAGGTCATGTTGAAAGTCGTTATATGATCCAGAGGCTCCCTCAAACCATTGAACAACTCGAGTGGGGGGAGACGAAACTTGAGCGGCAGGGGGCATTCCAGGACACTAGGAGTGAATGGAGAGTTAGTTCTTTTCACCATCCCATCCAAGTTCTTGTCCATCTTCTCCTTCATCACGTTCTCAACCTTGTCCATTTCCTTCCGCATGCTCTTCAAGAGGTCATTGCTAGCTTTGTTTGATGGGTTTGCCCTTATTAACCCATCTCTCCTATTGTTGTTCTCTTTGTTTTCATTCCTGTTGACGTCACGATTTTCCTCTTGTTGCAGCTGCAACCTCATCTCCTGATTCTGCCTGGTTAGTTATTCCACATTGGCTATGAGTGCCTGAATTTGTAGGGCCAAGGCTATTGGAACATGAGATGCGTCGGATTCCATCTGGGCGTCACAAAGGTTAGAGCTATGTTTTCAAATTGAGGTTTAAGaaatttcccacagacggcgccaaaatgatgatgccaaaatcgtcAGTTGAGGTGATCGTCTAGATGGAATTGAAGGTGACTCAGGATCGCCCAAATGCCTACAGGAGAGAAAGATTCAAGCTGGAAAGGTCACTGGTGTCGTGTCAACCACTAGGCCTCTGATGATAAAGTCAGATGACTATGAAAAGAATGGCCAATGGCTCTATCTGTGTTGTGAGTATAagaataaagacaaaaaaaaaaatgttcctcCCTTGGGGCTTTGTGTTACCTATATATATGGCTTTCTTTTCTAGCCCTTGGGGGCATTCAATAGCAGTATCAATGTCATTCTTGTAACGCCTCTGAATGGTTTGAAAGAGAAGATTCGGTGTCTCCTCAACGTTCGTGCTACTTATTGTTGATGTGTAACGGCATTCTATTTGTTGTGGCTTAAATGGCTTTTTCCTTCGTCTAGCGTGGACTCGCCTGGACAAAGGAAATTTATTGGACTCATCAGTTTTCCACATTAAACAATTTGTTCTTCATTCTTTGCTTTCATTACAAACATCCATGATACTCTAATACGTATCATTGATCTGCCAATGACAACCAAATGTATGAATAGTTAACGAATCAAAACCCAGTGCCTCATTAAATGTTCTTTAAGTTATAACTATCATGTACACCAGGTTTACACAGCAATATTAAAtctcaaaatacaaaataaggTAAGCTAATCTCGGTAACTAATAATTGATCAGAAACTAATAACTAAGCTATTGCCTCTT encodes:
- the LOC126705546 gene encoding cationic peroxidase 2-like translates to MERARSIQTSLLVFLLLSLSVSYVHCQATRVGFYSKSCPRAESIVRSTVQAHFQSNPTVAPGLLRMHFHDCFVQGCDASVLIDGPNTEKTAGPNLGLRGYEVINDAKTKLEAACPGVVSCADILALAARDSVVLTNGPNWQVPTGRKDGRVSLASDTTDLPGFTESIDAQKKKFSAKGLNAQDLVTLVGGHTIGTSACQFFQYRLYNFTTTGNGADPTINPSFLPQLRALCPQNGDATRRVGLDTGSQNRFDSSFFSNLGTGRGVLESDQKLWTDASTRSFVQSLLGSNAFNVQFGKSMVKMSNIGLKSGTQGEIRKVCSKIN